Genomic segment of Sarcophilus harrisii chromosome 4, mSarHar1.11, whole genome shotgun sequence:
tgtataaaaagagttatttttgtgATGACAAATAATTGCAAATTCAGGGGATACCCATCACttgaagaatgactaaacaagtcaTGTTTTATGGTTATGTTGGAATGctgttgtgttataagaaatgacaagagggATGGATTCaggaaacattgtacacagtacagCAATCAAAACTGTAATGATGATTTCCTCTGAAAGATTTAGCTGCTCTGATCGATATAAGGATTTACACAATtgcaaaggatttatgatgaaaaactgCCATGtacctccaaagagagaactggtGAACTctgatatattttgaaatatactttttttcactcgtattttttcttgctttcttcttccCTGTAACATggctcatatggaaatatgttttgcataattttatatGATCATGAATGATAtcttattgcttgccttctcaatgggtgatAAGAGGTATGAaggaggagagaatttgaaattcaaaattttttaaaataatgttaaaaactgATTTGAGAGTGCTTGCTCAGGATGGGATTCACACTGCTTGTTTATAGCTAATTTGCCCTTTTGCTTGTCCCcagcaaattatttatttataactctATTGATGTCTTAATGTAAGAGAAGACCCACAGGAAATCTAGTTGGTTATTTCCAGCATTttcaagggaagaagaaaagcataTTACAAAATAACCCAAGATTTAAACTGATGCCAGGGCCCCTTCCTCCACTTCTCTATAACAGCCTGCATCACTGATACTCACTTTTCACACTGATCTTCACATAGTTGCTCTGTTTCAAAATATTCTGAGTCACTGCTTTTGCCTCACACCGGTATGAACCTGAGTCTTTTGTCTGGATGGTGGGGATCTGGAGTACATGGGAATTCTTCCCACTTGATGTGATGACCATGCCATCTCTGGTGAAGGAGAAGTACAGTTTTGTGTCTAACCTCTGTGGAGAGAGCTGAGTTTCACAGCTCAGATTCACTGGGGTCCCTTCTATGGGTTCCGAGGTTGTGGTTTTCAGCTCAGGAGGTGAAAACAGTTCTAGAGAGAGGAGGCAAAGCAAGGACAGTGAGAGTCAGAGCTCCTGGGGTAATGTGTTATGTTCTCAGCTGAACATGAAAAAAAACACAGATGACTCGATTTCATTTCCCTTCTATGCTCCAGCCATGAGCTCATCTTCCTGTTATGAGTCTACCCAACACTCCACATATAGACCCTGGCCCTGATCagtccttcttcttcctccttctcccctaccTCAGGACTGAAGTTCTTACCTTGGACTTGGATAGCTACATTTTTTGAAGTTTCTCTCCAAGTAGACCAAGCAGAACTAACAACTCTTGTGCATTGATATTTGCTACTGTCATTTAAGCCAACTTGTGAGAGGGAGAGGAACTTATCAAAATCTGTAATAAGATCAcgcaattttcttttatctttatagtATGTCATGTGACTGACtgtcccagtgttctttccccgGCATCTCAGGACCAATGTGTCTCCTTCAAACACAGAATATGGCGTCTGCAGGATCAGCGGATCTGTAAGAGAACCCAGGAGACATAGGAGGCTCAACTCCCATCTTTCTGCCCTGTCTTCCTTCCAACTGTCTCTAATCTGGAGATTATCTGGTATATAGTGGGAAATCCACGTTCCCCTTGTGCTTCTCACTTGACCCAGATGATTCACCAGCTCTCCCTCCCTGGAACAAGGAGCTTTCCTAGAGGTGTCCTTTCAGATAAATCCCAACACATCTACTGTGTGAAGGGAGTCCCATCCTTTACTGTAATACCTTCTGTGATCAGAGTTGGTCCCTAGCTGCAGGGAATCTCAGGGTATCCAACTGTTTTCTGAATGACTGAAGGGGAGTAAAGGCACCCCCAGTTCTACTGCTACCCCAAGGGTATCATGTGGCATTCTAGAGCCCCCAGTGCCTTTCCTCTTGTCCCTCCCTCCCAGAGGGAGACTGCACTTAGAAACTCTGTCCTGAGGCTTGGTGAGGCCCTCTGTCCTCACCAGAAGAAAATACCAGGTTTACAGGGTCACTGAGGGTTGAGCCCTGGGTCTGGCATCTGTATTCTCCAGGATGGTTAGTCTGAATGATTGTAGATAGAATTCCTCGCAATTGTTGGTTTTTGTACCACCATGCCCTTTCTTCTTTAAGAGGGCCAACTCCATGGCAAATTAAAGTCACTGCCTCTCCTTCCAAAATAGGTGTCCATGAAGGCCTGGGTTCCACCACAGATTTCTTTGCAATAGctggatgagaaaaaaagaagggcaTGAGATGAAGATGCTTGTACACAATTCTTGAAGGATGGGAAAGGTAGGAGAGCAGCAGAGAAGTCCTGACCCCATCTGGCCCCACCCTGGGATGGAACCTAAAGCTTGCAGTTCCAGGTTGAGATCCTCTGTCCCAGCCTCCAGCTCATGCACAGTCCCACAGTCCACTTGCCAGCTAGAAATTTAGTAAAAATCAGAGAAACGTGTCTTGGCCTCCTAAAATGCTAAGCCTCCTTCTGATTCCAGTCCAAATTGAAAGGAGAGATTAGATATCAAGTAAAGATTGGTTTGGAGGGAAGGTAATCAAATGTGCCCAAATGAACACAGGAGATTAGGGCTAATATTGTTTTAATGGCAGGTTAGGTCCCCAGGAGAGTGAGCTGGTTCTGAAGTCTCCTTGAAGTAGACTTTCAGTTGAAGTAGACACTCAAGatgtagtttttttcccctctagcaTGTGTCCAATGCTATTTGTACATGTTATCACATTTTATCCTACACACATTAAAGcgatttttgtcattttgtgattacagatgagaaaatttggtttggagatgaagtgatttgtctaaggtcacattgtAGATAGTTTCAGAACTTAGATTTGAAACagtctcttgattccaaatctagtactcttcCCACTGCACCATAGTTAGGAGGTCTAAACTTGAATTCTAGTTTGAAACTGTGTCCTATAAACATGATTTTACCTaattaaacctcagtttccttttctgtaaacaTATTAACTTAGATCATTAACTTAGGTCTTTTCCTGCTCTAAAATGTAACAGTTTATGATTCAAAGTATGGTCCTGTTTGCATGAGGATGCCCCAGGGTCAATCCCCAAATCCTCAGCACAACAGATAATTATATTAATGTTCACGTCTGGGAGAAGAATCCTGAGCAGAAACCTTGGAGGAACTGGGAGTAGCCTGAGCCTGAGGCCCAGAAGAGAGAACTGAGGAACTGCAGACTTCAATCAAGAAATACAGAGCAGGCAGGGCAGCTCAGAGAAGCCTCTGAGTGCATCCTGTGGTCTTGAAGGAGATGGCATTATCCAGAGACCctgagaagcaaagaaaagggagACTCACCAGCTTGTCTGCTGAGCAAAcctgggaaagagaaaagagccaGAAGTTAAATGGAGTGGAGATTCTCAAAGTTTTCAGCATTTCTAACTTCTCAAAAATTCTTCAGATCCCTCAGTAATATTATCaactttctttaatctcttcccTACACTAGGTCTAAAAGAAACCTCCTAGatcatgacttttaaaaataatattttatttttcccaattaactGAAAGactaacattcattttaaagtaattttgaatttcaaattctttccttcccttccttacctccctcctccctgaGGCAGTAaggaatttgatataggttatatatgtacaatcacataacacattttcatattggtcatgatgtaaaagaagaatcagatcaagagaagaaattatgaaaaaaaacaaagaagatgaaaacaggatactttgatctgcattctgaCTCCATCCATTTttccctctggatgtggatagcattttcccttctgagcattcatttaaaaatcccTTCATAGCCTGGCCTCAGCCTCTCTGTCCAGCCTCACTCTATGTCATGCTGTTTCATGATCTTTGTGCACCTGGTAAGTGTTGTGTCTGTTCTTTCCCCATGATACTTCATCTCTGAACTTCCTCCTTTGTACTGTCTCCCAGGCTCACAATGTGTGTCCTTTCCATATCCACCAtaaaaatctctctcttctccaggatTCACTTTAAATACTTTGCCtcctaaattattttgatttttaaaaatttatatttattccatCTCCATGGAGGTCTGTGTACTTTGATTTCACTAATAGTATGCAAGGTTCTTGagagtagaaattgtttcattctttgtatttgtaatgTGCAGCCTAGCTCAGTGATTGGCACATGGTTAGTCTTTAATCACTTTTTGCTGATTGATTTACTCATCATTAAACACTAAACAgatatttggaattcaaaattccaGCTATTATGAATTCAATAGAaattttttaagcacctactatgtattagTCACTGTGCTCAGTGTTGGGGATATGAAAAGAGGTAAAAGCCCATCAttcccttcaaggagcttacaatataatgatCCCCTTAAAAGTTTGAACTATTTTATCTGATAAATTATGGAATTGAACAGCACAGTTTCATAAAAGAGAAGTggataaatgattttttccccataCATGAAGGATTCCTGATCTAAAGGCAATAGTGTGGagtgaaaagaactcttgagGGCAAAGAAACTTGGGGTCTAGTCCtgattttctgtcattttaacctCTGTGGTCCTCaattttcttatgtttaaaataaaaaggatgaaataGAATGTTTCTTGAGATTCcttatgatttttatatttaagagttACTTTCTAACTCCTACTTTGAAAGAGATTGTAGAATCATAGATCATAAAACCATAGAAATTTGAGTTGAAAGGGAACTCAGTAACCACCATAGGTATTCCCAAATTATTtggtttaaattaaaataattcaatttgtTGAGCTATACAATGAACCTTTATGATTTgttatgtctttaaaaatttaatgcacaatactttgtcttttttctatagtcacttattttatttgatttgtcattgaattcataaaattttgacatagatttttttagttcttcATCATGAAACCAGTCCACATTGGATTAGACAGACTTTGATTAatagtgtatttttaaaagtctaggtTCTTAACCAAATTTAAATTAAGCAAGTTCTTAGGCctttgaaacatttttctttctttttttttcttggataaatttcttaaaattatatgatATGTAACATGTTTCAATATTCCATTTACATTTGGGAATTTCTGTAATTCTAGAGCAATTTTGCTTTTCAGTCTATCATTATTTGTTTCAGAGTCCACCATTATGTCTATGGGAACAAAACTTCAGACtcagtagaatttttttaaatccccaaaaCATTTTTGGGATGTTTTACAGTCTGATAAAGACCCATTCTTTTGGGCTCACTTGTCATTTCAACCTTCAAAGAAAATTGAGCCTCTTCTGTaaggaaaacactttttttcatattttcaatacTTTAGTCTTTGTATTTTATTGCACATGAGTTTTCTATTCCCCCCGCCAACAACATAAAGGTTTATAgctatttccattttcccctccctccccaaccaGTTTTTGTTATTCTTCTGGTTTCTAGAAGAAAAATCATCAACATTCTGTTTAGCAATTAGGTCCCTCTGAAGGCTTTTGTCTGTTTTCCAGAGATTAATTagactcttttattttttttatcaggtTGATTAATAATTTATCATAatattgttttgcattttttatttcacttttctttggtGTGACTAATCCTTACTCATTGTAGGTTTGAGTTATCTTTGAAATATTTGCCTTCTATCAATCAATAGCCACTGCAATAATTCTAATGGTAAATAAGAGTGTGCTCTCCATATACTACAACTTCTGTATCCTTTCTTGGAGTAATACCTAttcttaaaaatcacaaaattaaaaacaaaaatacaacagACACACTTGGCTCTTAAAAGACATTTATATGACATGACATGCAACACTCAGCTGACAGAGAATTAAGTGAATATGGGAAGCAGTTTTAGTCTGGTTTTAACTTGTCAAGATCAGATGGACCTGAGTCACCTTTGGTGTCATTAAAAGCACATATACCCAAGCCCTGCTTTCAAAAATGAAACCATATCTGAATTCTTGCTTGTCTCACTTAATTACCACATTTTTGTACTATAGTCCTTATTTGAAAAGGGATTTTCTTTATACATATCTGGCATGGAATCATCTAATATTTGCCAAATGAACTCACAATGTGGGGCAACCAGGTAGTTCAGTGAATGGAGCAGTAGCCCTGGcatcaaaaggacctgagttcaaaagtggctaaatctgacctcagacaatttacatttattagctatgtgtcttgggcatttcatttaatcctgattgcctacctaaaaaaaaaaaagtcactcacAATGACAGGAAAGCTATTAACCTTTAAATTAGATCAGTCTACTCTCAGTTCAAATTAATAGGACAGTTTTCCTGATGTTATGGCTAAAGTAGTTTCTTTGCAATTTGCATCTATtgctcttttctattttctgagaCTAAAGAGACTACATCTAATCTCTCTTTCAAATGATattctttcagatatttgaataTAGCTATTCCcatgagttttttcttttccagataaaACATCTTTATTTCCTCTAATTGATCCTCATATGATATGGATCTTTTCTGGATTCTGCTTGTTCTTCTCTGAGCATTCTCCAAATTGTCAGTTTCTCTAAACTATGGTGTCTAGCAAAAATGGAATTCACAATACCAATAAAGAAAAGTAATGCAATTATATTATGAATCAAGGAACCATAGACAATGAATCAAtagattaatataaatatttagtataaatggtaaatatatatatcaaatggCATAGTATCTAAATACAAAAATGGACAGTTAACTGAATTCTCAAAAAATATATGCAGCAAAACTATCTCATAAAAgactttcatatttctttctcagAGCTgaccaaatcaaaccaaaagataAATAATAGGAAACACAGAGAACTGAAGAAATGGTTGaaatatttagagctgaaaaactTATGATGTCTCTTAAATCTAAGTATTGTTTGTTGCCTTTATGAAAATAGGCCTTGTATTAGGAAATAAATATGGATTGGTATAAAAAaccacaaaatacaaaatactacTTTTATGGGCCAGAAATGGGATAAAGTAGCAATTGAAAGAGGGGGATAAGCAAAAGATGAAGACCTAAATGGAGAcattaaaatatcattctgaatGCAAGCCAATTAACatgattaaaataataagtaataaaaaacaatgataagaatgagaaaataagttaaaaagcttGAGCTATATCTAAGGCAATCTTTAAGAGAAAATTCTAATACaaagaatgtattttttataaaaaaaaaagaaagagtgcaTTTGTAAATTGACTAAGTCAAAAATTAGAAATcatcaaaccaaaaataaaaacaaaagagttcTTATTCACCCTCCACATATATACATTCCTCAAAATATTCTGTGAGCCCTTCCCTTTTCTATCTAGTTATAGTGATCATATTTCACTTTGAgttctctggaattgtggttggttatTATGTTGAATGGAATTTCTATCGCTTGCCTTTACaatgttaaattaaattcatATCAGTTCAgatatgtctttccaggtttttctgaaacatttCTTTCATAAATTCTTTCAGTGAAGTagaattccataatattcacatgtTATAACTTAATTAATCTCTCTGATTTATGGATATTTCCTTAGCTTCCAATTCCTTGTCTCCACAAAAAGGGAGAggttactaaaatatttttgttgatagggatactctttttctttctttgatctgttttGGGAATAGAACTAGTGACATTATAGTAGAGTCCAAAAGCATGCACCACTTAGTAGctttttgaatataattccaaattgcttttcaaagtGTCCAAAACATATGTAATTCTACCTATAGGTCATTAATGTGTTTATTTTCCCACAGTCTttccaatatttaaaatttccttttttctatttttgtcaacCTTTCTAATCTGATGGATATGAAATGGTAcacttgttttaatttgaatttctcttagtTATTACTTATTAAGAGTAGTTTCTCATATATGTATTAataactttgatttttctctcttctttttggtCTCTGAAAACTGTCTACttgtattctttgaccatttatctactgggcaattttttcttgaaaatttaaaTAGTTCCCTATATATCATAAAGTCTTTATGAGAGAaatttgctacaaagattttcTCCAATTTTAGATGACTATGAACCGctacatagaatccccaatccctctatttttgtccacttgcatttttgatttccttcacaggctaattgtacaccatttcaaagtccaattctttttgtacagcaaaataactgtttggacatatacacatatattgtatttaacttacactttaacatatttaacatgtattggccaatctgccatctggaggaaggggtggggggaaggaggggaaagttggaacaaaaggttttgcaattgtcaatgctgaaaaattacccatgcatatctcttgtaaataaaaagctataataaaaaatttatgtaTTTCAGGAGTTATATTTATCTAAGTCTGAAAGGAGCAAATTAAGATctcactatttttctttatttttctgtttttattttcctctgtaacttatttaattttttcttttaagaaatagaCAGTATCCTTTGTGATGCACTAGTATTGGTATTGAGTCATTGTGCGATAACTTTAAGCAAAATAAggttttccaatttatttcttttgaattaattCCATATAACAGAAGAGGATAGTAGAATGGattggggggtgggaggaaatctaagaatatgttatttacaagaaatacatttgaagcagaaagatGCATAGAGAATTAAAATTAATGGTTATAGTAGACTGTTATAttttatctgaaataaaaaaggcaggaGCAGCAAACCTGACCCCAGATGTATTAACAATAAATATGGaattaattcaaaagaaataaattggaagccttttcaaattttttcatctgtCTTCGAACCTGTtaccctttctcctcccttctcagtTGAgaacttttcttcatatttacaAGTTGAGGTTTTCCTTGagaatttcctcttctctaaattcCTCATGTCAAATTACTCAGATGTTTTCTGCCAGTTTCCTCC
This window contains:
- the LOC105750603 gene encoding Fc receptor-like protein 4 isoform X2 — protein: MLLWVLLLILGLLSRQAAIAKKSVVEPRPSWTPILEGEAVTLICHGVGPLKEERAWWYKNQQLRGILSTIIQTNHPGEYRCQTQGSTLSDPVNLVFSSDPLILQTPYSVFEGDTLVLRCRGKNTGTVSHMTYYKDKRKLRDLITDFDKFLSLSQVGLNDSSKYQCTRVVSSAWSTWRETSKNVAIQVQELFSPPELKTTTSEPIEGTPVNLSCETQLSPQRLDTKLYFSFTRDGMVITSSGKNSHVLQIPTIQTKDSGSYRCEAKAVTQNILKQSNYVKISVKIPVSQPFFNLSAFRAQASVGDVVEFHCKVLRGSFPIQYQFYHENTILENKIALSGDAVSFNLTMTVGHSGNYFCKANNSFSYQLSKNLTLSISGRSSTPNPYRVSSISDLQEPVYSNPSSQKELMPIYGNVNPVAENVVYSEVTSKEYGKEANNTKKLPEIEDSPVIYAEVKQKHQPRDSKKTNAADRRQDVAEN
- the LOC105750603 gene encoding Fc receptor-like protein 4 isoform X1 → MLLWVLLLILGLLSRQAAIAKKSVVEPRPSWTPILEGEAVTLICHGVGPLKEERAWWYKNQQLRGILSTIIQTNHPGEYRCQTQGSTLSDPVNLVFSSDPLILQTPYSVFEGDTLVLRCRGKNTGTVSHMTYYKDKRKLRDLITDFDKFLSLSQVGLNDSSKYQCTRVVSSAWSTWRETSKNVAIQVQELFSPPELKTTTSEPIEGTPVNLSCETQLSPQRLDTKLYFSFTRDGMVITSSGKNSHVLQIPTIQTKDSGSYRCEAKAVTQNILKQSNYVKISVKIPVSQPFFNLSAFRAQASVGDVVEFHCKVLRGSFPIQYQFYHENTILENKIALSGDAVSFNLTMTVGHSGNYFCKANNSFSYQLSKNLTLSISDPIRSQTNTNIMEITVALIIIFNLTIVVLVVYFKLLRKSGRSSTPNPYRVSSISDLQEPVYSNPSSQKELMPIYGNVNPVAENVVYSEVTSKEYGKEANNTKKLPEIEDSPVIYAEVKQKHQPRDSKKTNAADRRQDVAEN